Proteins co-encoded in one Haloarcula pelagica genomic window:
- a CDS encoding site-2 protease family protein, which produces MNLTFSDQEIRDLAIAWLALGLAFTLLLEPQLTGVLLGTAAGVPLSTIGQTLVVSLLTVGVAFLLHELAHKIVAVRFGQVAAFKADYRMLGFAIVGALVGFLFAAPGAVVHRGRITLKENGLIALAGPVTNIGLAVVFLVPYLAFAASGVGGFLWELASRGLQINLLLAGFNMLPFGPLDGRKVREWNTGVFVAVAVPSILLGFGALFVL; this is translated from the coding sequence GTGAACCTGACCTTCTCCGACCAGGAGATCCGGGATCTCGCGATCGCCTGGCTGGCGCTCGGGCTGGCGTTTACGCTCCTGCTGGAGCCACAACTGACCGGCGTATTGCTGGGGACCGCCGCCGGAGTTCCGCTCAGTACAATCGGTCAGACGCTCGTCGTCAGTCTCTTGACGGTCGGCGTCGCCTTCCTGTTGCACGAACTCGCGCACAAGATCGTTGCGGTCCGGTTCGGACAGGTCGCCGCGTTCAAGGCCGACTACCGGATGCTCGGGTTCGCTATCGTCGGCGCGCTCGTGGGCTTTCTGTTCGCTGCGCCCGGCGCCGTCGTCCACCGTGGGCGGATCACGCTCAAGGAGAACGGCCTCATCGCGCTGGCCGGGCCGGTGACGAACATCGGGCTGGCCGTCGTCTTCCTGGTCCCGTATCTGGCCTTCGCCGCCAGCGGCGTCGGCGGGTTCCTCTGGGAACTCGCCAGCCGCGGCCTCCAGATCAACCTCCTGCTGGCCGGGTTCAACATGCTCCCCTTTGGCCCGCTGGACGGTCGGAAAGTACGGGAGTGGAACACGGGCGTGTTCGTCGCCGTAGCTGTGCCCTCGATCCTGCTTGGCTTCGGCGCGCTGTTCGTGCTCTGA
- a CDS encoding ATP-binding protein — translation MSDLGDFTDFDADDDGPSEAADDDAADSFDTAADSAEPDDGADADFESMNVSPADPDSGLGVLSAANGLRISEEDDESLLLAYVTAANRSAVRLGKYLLVPYPDGERLFCRITALEYAQEFRADDATEIHARRAMREQGIDEQDFKFIAELEPVAVLYSDGGELKRRMTDRVPKPETVVREATDKTEIKTGLKIPEDGVFLGHLSVGGEKVRTAAEPPTIDYRLKDSYDDGDPLVFRHSLVAGGTGSGKTHASKNVLRQYLGRTYEMGDGRSPELAVVQFDPQDEYAQMHDDNPAMTDEFARRCEREGVATGGYDDTIAFVPKVAGADYSASHHRAEQVEFTVPFSLVYDNPWLIAGSSLNDNQYGALVNTFLPRFQRQYGSSGTYSEFLSFLDDPALKEELHEAGDVHEATFDAVKRRVRGFGAVFDQDARPITDQISQFVRAGGLTVIPTYHLSDSRTASTVVLAVSSLLIDQKLSNDPTYDRIKETPLVLGMDEAHNFLTDADSVQARKVIGKFTEAAKQGRKERLGLYLITQDPQDIADSVFKQINTTMVLNLGDDDAISAVNIPSNLESKVPYMEKGQRVVYSPDNSEPVELIGLSTCVTRHGRE, via the coding sequence ATGTCAGATCTCGGGGACTTCACGGACTTCGACGCCGACGACGACGGGCCGTCCGAGGCGGCCGACGACGACGCGGCCGATTCCTTCGACACCGCAGCCGACAGCGCCGAACCCGACGACGGGGCCGACGCCGACTTCGAGTCGATGAACGTCTCGCCGGCCGACCCCGACAGCGGGCTGGGCGTGCTCTCGGCCGCCAACGGGCTGCGCATCAGCGAGGAGGACGACGAGTCACTCTTGCTCGCCTACGTCACCGCCGCGAACCGCTCTGCGGTCCGGCTCGGAAAGTACCTCCTCGTGCCCTATCCGGACGGCGAGCGGCTGTTTTGCCGGATCACCGCCCTGGAGTACGCCCAGGAGTTCCGGGCCGACGACGCCACAGAGATCCACGCCCGGCGGGCGATGCGCGAGCAGGGCATCGACGAACAGGACTTCAAGTTCATCGCCGAACTGGAGCCCGTTGCTGTACTCTATTCGGACGGTGGCGAACTCAAACGCCGGATGACCGACCGCGTCCCGAAACCGGAGACGGTCGTCCGCGAGGCCACCGACAAGACCGAGATCAAGACCGGACTCAAGATCCCCGAGGACGGCGTCTTCCTGGGCCACCTCTCCGTCGGCGGCGAGAAGGTCCGTACCGCCGCGGAGCCGCCGACCATCGACTACCGGCTGAAAGACAGCTACGACGACGGCGACCCGCTCGTGTTCCGGCACTCGCTCGTGGCCGGCGGCACCGGGTCGGGGAAGACCCACGCCTCGAAGAACGTCCTCCGGCAGTACCTCGGGCGGACCTACGAGATGGGCGACGGGCGCTCGCCGGAACTGGCTGTCGTCCAGTTCGACCCCCAGGACGAGTACGCCCAGATGCACGACGACAACCCCGCGATGACCGACGAGTTCGCCCGCCGCTGCGAACGCGAGGGGGTCGCGACGGGCGGCTACGACGACACCATCGCGTTCGTCCCGAAGGTCGCCGGCGCCGACTACAGCGCCAGCCACCACCGCGCCGAGCAGGTCGAGTTCACCGTCCCGTTCTCGCTCGTGTACGACAACCCCTGGCTCATCGCCGGGTCGAGCCTGAACGACAACCAGTACGGCGCCCTGGTCAACACCTTTCTCCCGCGATTCCAGCGCCAGTACGGGTCGAGTGGCACCTACAGCGAGTTCCTGAGCTTCCTGGACGACCCGGCGCTCAAGGAGGAACTCCACGAGGCCGGCGACGTACACGAGGCCACCTTCGACGCGGTCAAGCGTCGTGTGCGCGGGTTCGGGGCCGTCTTCGACCAGGACGCCCGCCCGATCACCGACCAGATCTCGCAGTTCGTCCGGGCCGGCGGACTGACGGTCATCCCGACGTATCACCTTTCGGACTCCCGGACGGCCTCGACGGTGGTGCTCGCGGTGTCGAGCCTGCTCATCGACCAGAAGCTCTCGAACGACCCGACCTACGACCGAATCAAGGAGACACCGCTCGTCCTGGGGATGGACGAGGCCCACAACTTCCTGACCGACGCCGACAGCGTCCAGGCACGGAAGGTCATCGGGAAGTTCACCGAGGCCGCAAAGCAGGGCCGCAAGGAGCGACTGGGCCTGTATCTCATCACCCAGGACCCCCAGGACATCGCCGACTCGGTGTTCAAACAGATCAACACGACCATGGTGTTGAACCTGGGCGACGACGACGCCATCTCCGCGGTGAACATCCCGTCGAACCTCGAATCGAAGGTGCCCTACATGGAGAAAGGCCAGCGGGTGGTGTACTCGCCGGACAACTCCGAACCCGTCGAGCTGATCGGCCTCTCGACGTGTGTGACCCGTCACGGCCGGGAGTGA
- a CDS encoding TSUP family transporter encodes MALSLAPGLVVGVALVVLVAGAVNGVAGFGFAVVGTMALATVLDPTVAVVFMIVPILVVNVSLVRELSPTELRTCSRRFGPLLAAALLGTVLGMVVLDRLPEAPLRVGLGLVALAFVLSVHRRVPTLSALLGRATMERPGAMVLIGGLSGVLFGGTNVGVQLVAYIRSFDLTHGLFVGVVALVFLGLSAIRVAAAGALGLYPDATVALASLAAGVPAAAGVAVGRRLRSRIGDRLRQTVVLGLLTVIGVRLVASGLGVL; translated from the coding sequence ATGGCACTCTCGCTGGCGCCGGGACTGGTGGTCGGCGTGGCCCTCGTCGTGCTAGTCGCCGGGGCAGTCAACGGCGTCGCGGGCTTTGGCTTCGCCGTGGTCGGCACGATGGCGCTGGCGACGGTACTGGACCCCACCGTCGCGGTCGTGTTCATGATCGTCCCCATCCTCGTCGTGAACGTCTCGCTGGTCCGTGAGCTCTCGCCGACGGAGTTGCGGACGTGTAGCCGTCGGTTCGGCCCGCTCCTCGCCGCGGCCCTGCTCGGGACCGTACTGGGGATGGTCGTCCTCGATCGGCTTCCCGAGGCACCGCTTCGGGTCGGGCTCGGACTCGTCGCGCTGGCGTTCGTCCTCAGCGTTCACCGCCGGGTCCCGACCCTCTCGGCCCTGCTCGGTCGGGCGACGATGGAACGGCCGGGCGCGATGGTGCTGATCGGCGGACTCTCGGGGGTGCTCTTCGGCGGGACCAACGTCGGCGTCCAGTTGGTCGCCTACATCCGGAGTTTCGACCTCACACACGGGCTGTTCGTCGGCGTGGTCGCGCTGGTGTTCCTGGGCCTCAGCGCGATCAGGGTCGCTGCAGCCGGGGCGCTTGGCCTCTATCCGGACGCGACCGTCGCGCTCGCGTCGCTGGCTGCTGGTGTGCCGGCCGCGGCGGGCGTCGCCGTCGGACGCCGCCTTCGGAGCCGTATCGGCGACCGACTCCGACAGACGGTCGTCCTCGGCCTCCTGACCGTGATCGGCGTCCGCCTCGTCGCGAGCGGCCTGGGTGTCCTGTGA
- a CDS encoding class 1 fructose-bisphosphatase, producing the protein MTAYEPGGDAVDRIVDSIAETATEVREGLASDRTAKVGTNPSGERQEAADVRADELFEDALLAHDELGTYASEEREDLVDGGDGPYHVALDPLDGSSNLRSNNAMGTVFGIYDAPLPAKGRDLVAGGFVLYGPITTMVVARDDVVTDYLIEGETPQVLSDDITLPDDPDIYGFGGFVPDWPEDFTAFAREIEQELKLRYGGAMIADINQLLTYGGIFAYPGLKSNPDGKLRLQFEGNPIAFVFEAAGGASSDGTQSMLDVEPDGFHQRCPLHVGNTELIERLEASLD; encoded by the coding sequence ATGACGGCCTACGAACCCGGCGGGGACGCCGTCGACCGGATCGTCGACAGCATCGCCGAGACGGCGACGGAAGTCCGCGAGGGGCTCGCCAGTGACCGGACGGCGAAGGTCGGGACCAACCCCAGCGGCGAGCGCCAGGAGGCCGCCGATGTCCGCGCCGACGAACTGTTCGAGGACGCACTGCTTGCCCACGACGAACTCGGGACCTACGCCAGCGAGGAGCGCGAGGATCTCGTCGACGGCGGCGACGGCCCCTATCACGTCGCGCTGGACCCGCTCGACGGCTCCTCGAACCTCCGGTCGAACAACGCCATGGGGACCGTCTTCGGGATCTACGACGCACCGCTCCCCGCGAAGGGCCGCGACCTAGTCGCGGGCGGGTTCGTCCTCTACGGCCCGATCACGACGATGGTCGTCGCCCGCGACGATGTCGTCACCGACTACCTCATCGAGGGCGAGACGCCCCAGGTCCTCAGTGACGACATTACGCTCCCCGACGACCCCGACATCTACGGCTTTGGCGGGTTCGTCCCCGACTGGCCCGAGGACTTCACCGCGTTCGCCCGGGAGATCGAACAGGAGCTAAAACTCCGCTACGGCGGCGCGATGATCGCCGACATCAACCAGTTGCTCACCTACGGCGGTATCTTCGCGTACCCCGGGCTCAAGAGCAACCCCGACGGGAAACTGCGCCTCCAGTTCGAGGGCAATCCCATCGCGTTCGTCTTCGAGGCCGCCGGGGGGGCGTCTTCGGACGGCACACAGTCGATGCTCGACGTGGAACCGGACGGCTTCCACCAGCGGTGTCCGCTCCACGTCGGCAACACGGAGCTGATCGAGCGGCTCGAAGCGAGTCTCGACTGA
- a CDS encoding KaiC domain-containing protein — protein MSDDDSTDQDDDWFEEAIEGADDEGGESTDQVATGEAPGPSDGVKDDPEDTRDETADTGGSDSPFGDSDGGDSPFTDSGGGSPFDDSGEESPFDDDSGGSPFDDDSGRESPFDDDSGDDEGGLFDDDFASAFDSAGGDGDGSGEFENEDFDSEIPRIDIGIEGLDRMIQGGIPERHLVVTIGSAGTGKTTFGLQFLHHGLEIGENCIYITLEQSYESIMDTASDRDWEFERYEEDGQLAVVDLDPVEMANSLDNIRGELPTLIEDFDADRLVLDSVSLLEMMYDDQAKRRTEVFDFTRALKNAGVTTMLTSEASEDNPYASRHGIIEYLTDAVFILQYVRSETRETRLAVEIQKIRNANHSRETKPYEITMDGISVYQQANIF, from the coding sequence ATGAGCGACGACGACTCGACAGATCAGGACGACGACTGGTTCGAGGAAGCCATCGAGGGAGCGGACGACGAGGGCGGCGAGTCGACCGACCAGGTTGCCACCGGTGAGGCGCCCGGCCCGTCCGACGGGGTGAAGGACGATCCCGAGGATACGCGCGACGAGACAGCCGACACCGGTGGCAGTGACAGCCCCTTCGGCGATAGCGACGGTGGAGACAGTCCGTTTACCGACAGCGGCGGCGGGAGCCCGTTCGACGACAGCGGGGAGGAGAGTCCGTTCGACGACGATAGCGGTGGGAGCCCGTTCGACGACGACAGCGGACGAGAGAGCCCCTTCGACGACGATAGCGGGGACGACGAGGGCGGCCTGTTCGACGACGATTTCGCCTCGGCGTTCGATTCGGCCGGCGGCGACGGGGACGGGAGCGGGGAGTTCGAGAACGAGGACTTCGACTCGGAGATCCCGCGAATCGACATCGGGATCGAGGGGCTCGACCGGATGATCCAGGGCGGAATCCCGGAACGGCATCTCGTCGTCACGATCGGATCGGCCGGGACCGGGAAGACAACGTTCGGCCTCCAGTTCCTGCATCACGGCCTGGAGATCGGCGAGAACTGCATCTACATCACGCTCGAACAGTCCTACGAGTCGATCATGGACACGGCCAGCGACCGCGACTGGGAGTTCGAGCGGTACGAGGAGGACGGCCAACTGGCCGTCGTCGACTTGGACCCCGTGGAGATGGCGAACAGCCTCGACAACATCCGGGGGGAGTTGCCGACGCTCATCGAGGACTTCGACGCCGACCGACTCGTCCTCGACTCGGTGTCGCTGCTGGAGATGATGTACGACGACCAGGCCAAGCGTCGCACAGAGGTGTTCGACTTCACGCGGGCACTGAAAAACGCCGGCGTCACGACGATGCTGACCTCCGAGGCCAGCGAGGACAACCCCTACGCCTCCCGCCACGGGATCATCGAGTACCTGACCGACGCCGTGTTCATCCTCCAGTACGTCCGGTCGGAGACCAGAGAGACGCGGCTGGCCGTCGAGATCCAGAAGATCAGGAACGCCAACCACTCACGGGAGACCAAACCCTACGAGATCACGATGGACGGCATCAGCGTCTACCAGCAGGCGAACATCTTCTGA
- a CDS encoding DUF555 domain-containing protein: protein MNYLVAMEAAWLVRDVEDIDDAIGVAVSEAGKRLNEADMDYVEVEVGATGCPACGEPFDSAFIAADTALVGLVLEMEVFNAESTEHAQRIAKSEIGGALRDVPLKVVESFETETDEESEAEA, encoded by the coding sequence ATGAACTACCTCGTGGCGATGGAAGCAGCCTGGCTGGTTCGTGACGTAGAAGACATCGACGACGCGATCGGCGTTGCCGTGAGCGAAGCGGGGAAGCGCCTCAACGAGGCCGACATGGACTACGTCGAGGTCGAGGTCGGCGCCACCGGCTGTCCGGCCTGTGGCGAGCCGTTCGACTCGGCGTTTATCGCCGCCGACACGGCGCTGGTGGGGCTGGTCCTGGAGATGGAAGTGTTCAACGCCGAGTCGACCGAACACGCCCAGCGGATCGCCAAGAGCGAGATCGGCGGTGCCCTCCGTGACGTGCCGCTGAAGGTCGTCGAGTCCTTCGAGACCGAGACCGACGAGGAGAGCGAAGCCGAGGCCTGA
- a CDS encoding CBS domain-containing protein gives MDLPTSADLRERRTELDLTQSELADRADVSQPLIARIEGGDVDPRLSTLRRIVNALEEAEGGIVRARDLMNSPVHSVEPDDSVHNAKELMDGKGFSQVPVVRDGSPEGLIGNSDIRQRDEENVGELPVAEVMHESITTVEPDATIDTVDDYLNHNAAVLVVEDGQTVGVITEADIARTVS, from the coding sequence ATGGACCTACCGACATCAGCCGATCTGCGGGAGCGGCGGACCGAACTCGATCTGACCCAGAGCGAACTGGCCGACAGGGCCGACGTGTCACAGCCGTTGATCGCCCGGATCGAGGGCGGTGACGTGGACCCGCGGCTCTCGACCCTTCGCCGGATCGTCAACGCCCTGGAGGAAGCCGAGGGCGGGATCGTCCGCGCCCGCGACCTGATGAACTCCCCGGTCCACAGCGTCGAGCCCGACGACTCGGTCCACAACGCCAAGGAACTGATGGACGGGAAGGGGTTCTCGCAGGTCCCGGTCGTCCGTGACGGCTCCCCGGAGGGGCTGATCGGCAACTCCGACATCCGCCAGCGCGACGAGGAGAACGTCGGCGAACTCCCCGTGGCCGAGGTGATGCACGAGTCGATCACGACGGTCGAACCGGACGCGACCATCGACACCGTCGACGACTACCTCAACCACAACGCCGCCGTGCTCGTCGTCGAGGACGGCCAGACCGTCGGCGTCATCACCGAGGCCGACATCGCCCGGACGGTCAGCTGA
- a CDS encoding TraB/GumN family protein yields MTEHAESVADELPEPSGAGRVRVVGTAHVSEHSVEEVRERITEDRPDIVAVELDEGRYRQMQGETPDDLDASDLLRGNTVFQFLAYWMLSYIQARMGDRFDIEPGADMKAAIETAEEHGLGVALVDRNIQTTVQRFWSRLTAVEKLKLVGSLMTELGPPLTVGLTIGAVFGVMAAVVSGVVGWPVLVSTAVAGPLASVLNTVLVGVLMTAAIGVPIAAFVTQLHSEEDIEEFDIEQLTDTDVVSAMMEEFRRFSPGGAEALIDERDAYIAHRLVGLREAGYDVVAVVGAGHREGIERYLANPEELPPMESLTGTTSGGRFSVYKLLGYAMTLGFLVFFVLLVMAGVNDAFLLRLFGAWFLINGVIAAALARLAGAHWTSSLVGGGVAWMTSVNPLLAPGWFAGYVELRYISVNVGDIATLNEILADEESPILDLIQRLRSVPLFRLIMIVALTNIGSMIASFLFATVLLPYFSQEIGGVDGVARLMVRGARNSADLLWGVVR; encoded by the coding sequence ATGACCGAACACGCGGAGTCGGTGGCAGACGAGCTACCGGAGCCGTCGGGCGCGGGCCGTGTCCGTGTCGTCGGTACCGCCCACGTCTCGGAGCACAGCGTCGAGGAAGTACGGGAGCGCATCACCGAGGACCGACCGGACATCGTCGCCGTCGAACTCGACGAGGGGCGCTACCGCCAGATGCAGGGCGAGACGCCCGACGACCTCGACGCCAGTGATCTCCTCCGCGGGAACACTGTCTTCCAGTTTCTCGCCTACTGGATGCTCTCGTACATCCAGGCCCGCATGGGCGACCGGTTCGACATCGAACCCGGTGCCGACATGAAGGCCGCCATCGAGACTGCCGAGGAACACGGTCTCGGTGTCGCACTCGTCGACCGGAACATCCAGACGACCGTCCAGCGGTTCTGGTCGCGGCTCACCGCCGTCGAGAAACTGAAACTGGTCGGGAGTCTCATGACCGAACTGGGGCCGCCGCTGACGGTCGGCCTCACGATCGGCGCCGTCTTCGGCGTGATGGCGGCCGTCGTCTCCGGCGTCGTCGGCTGGCCGGTTCTGGTGTCGACTGCGGTGGCGGGCCCGCTCGCGTCCGTTCTGAACACGGTCCTCGTCGGCGTCCTGATGACCGCCGCCATCGGTGTCCCCATCGCCGCCTTCGTCACGCAACTCCACAGCGAAGAGGACATCGAGGAGTTCGACATCGAGCAACTGACCGACACCGATGTCGTCAGCGCCATGATGGAAGAGTTCCGGCGCTTCTCGCCGGGCGGTGCGGAGGCGCTGATCGACGAACGCGACGCCTACATCGCCCACCGACTCGTCGGTCTGCGTGAGGCCGGCTACGACGTGGTCGCCGTCGTCGGCGCCGGACACAGGGAGGGGATCGAGCGATACCTGGCGAACCCGGAGGAACTCCCGCCGATGGAGTCGCTCACCGGGACTACCTCCGGCGGGCGCTTCTCGGTGTACAAACTCCTCGGCTACGCGATGACGCTCGGCTTCCTGGTCTTTTTCGTCCTGCTGGTGATGGCCGGCGTCAACGACGCCTTTCTCCTGCGGCTCTTTGGCGCCTGGTTCCTCATCAACGGCGTCATCGCCGCGGCGCTGGCCCGGCTCGCCGGCGCCCACTGGACGAGTTCGCTCGTCGGCGGCGGCGTCGCCTGGATGACGAGCGTCAACCCGCTGCTGGCGCCGGGGTGGTTCGCCGGCTACGTCGAACTGCGGTACATCTCGGTCAACGTCGGCGACATCGCGACGCTGAACGAGATCCTCGCCGACGAGGAGTCGCCGATCCTCGATCTGATACAGCGGTTGCGTTCGGTGCCACTCTTCCGGCTTATCATGATCGTCGCGTTGACGAACATCGGTAGCATGATCGCCAGTTTCCTGTTCGCGACGGTCCTGTTGCCCTACTTCTCACAGGAGATCGGCGGTGTCGACGGGGTCGCTCGGCTGATGGTCCGTGGCGCCCGGAACAGCGCCGACCTCCTCTGGGGGGTGGTACGGTGA
- a CDS encoding universal stress protein: MGKRILVPVDGSDGAAHACEFAAEEFPDATLVLLHVINPAEAGYSAQASVPSFSEQWYEQQESSAEELFDRLDETIRTAGGGDTEHALEVGRPTKTIVDYADDHDIDHIVMGSHGRSGVSRILLGSVAEIVVRRATVPVTVVR; this comes from the coding sequence ATGGGAAAGCGCATCCTCGTTCCTGTCGACGGCTCCGACGGCGCGGCACACGCCTGTGAGTTCGCCGCCGAGGAGTTCCCCGATGCGACGCTGGTGTTGTTACACGTCATCAACCCCGCTGAGGCGGGCTACAGCGCACAGGCGTCGGTCCCCTCCTTCTCCGAGCAGTGGTACGAGCAACAGGAGAGCAGCGCCGAGGAGCTGTTCGACCGACTCGACGAGACGATCCGGACCGCCGGCGGCGGCGACACCGAGCACGCTCTGGAGGTCGGTCGGCCGACGAAGACCATCGTCGACTACGCCGACGACCACGACATCGACCACATCGTGATGGGGAGTCACGGCCGATCGGGCGTCTCGCGGATCCTCCTGGGCAGCGTCGCGGAGATCGTCGTCCGACGGGCGACGGTCCCGGTGACGGTCGTTCGCTGA
- a CDS encoding DUF4013 domain-containing protein: protein MSFSEDSLTYPMESDDWIKTIIIGGLLGLFSFLIVPGILVSGYVVRAVRERAAGATEPPVFDEWGELLVDGLKATVIGFVYMLIPLAVFAFTVGTAIVGFLTGTDAGAGLGLASLLGGFVVSGILSLIFGYFAVAAVVNFACEDSLGAAFDIGALRKLALSTDYAVPWLISVGIFFAAGIAVSVLNVVPGLGAIIGPFFSFYAYIVAAELWAGGYNDVMKRADETEPSAAAAV from the coding sequence ATGAGTTTCAGTGAAGACTCACTTACGTACCCGATGGAGAGTGACGACTGGATAAAGACGATCATCATCGGCGGCCTGCTCGGGCTGTTCAGCTTCCTGATCGTTCCGGGGATCCTGGTCAGCGGCTACGTCGTCCGGGCGGTCCGTGAACGGGCGGCAGGCGCGACCGAACCACCGGTGTTCGACGAGTGGGGTGAGCTGCTGGTAGACGGCCTGAAGGCGACGGTGATCGGGTTCGTGTACATGCTCATTCCGCTGGCAGTGTTCGCGTTCACCGTCGGCACGGCGATCGTGGGCTTTCTGACGGGGACCGACGCCGGCGCAGGGCTCGGTCTCGCGAGTCTCCTGGGTGGGTTCGTTGTCTCCGGGATCCTCTCGCTGATCTTCGGCTACTTCGCCGTCGCGGCGGTCGTCAACTTCGCGTGTGAGGACAGCCTCGGCGCCGCCTTCGACATCGGCGCGCTCCGGAAACTGGCACTGTCGACGGACTACGCCGTCCCGTGGCTCATCTCGGTCGGGATCTTCTTCGCGGCCGGCATCGCCGTCAGCGTCCTCAACGTCGTGCCCGGCCTCGGCGCGATCATCGGGCCGTTCTTCTCGTTTTACGCCTACATCGTCGCCGCAGAGCTGTGGGCCGGCGGGTACAACGACGTGATGAAGCGAGCCGACGAGACCGAACCGTCCGCGGCGGCCGCAGTCTGA
- the purM gene encoding phosphoribosylformylglycinamidine cyclo-ligase, translating into MTADEPADDDPDEERLTYAETGVDIDESEAATMALIGAAGEFEGDYAGLVDIGEQYLALATDGVGTKLLVAEAVDDYSTIGIDCMAMNVNDLVATGVEPVAFVDYLAVETPDEATSEEIGAGLREGAQRAGVALVGGETAVMPDVIKGLDIAGTCAGLAPKDGVFPGEAEAGDAIVGWPSSGIHSNGLTLAREAVTRDHEYTDPFPPAPDRTIAEELLTPTRIYTDVLETLRAHETHAAAHVTGGGWTNLTRMGEKRYEITDPFEAQPVFEFVQEAGNVDDEEMHRTFNMGTGFVAALPETDAEAVVEDSEDARIVGEVTEGEEAVAIRGLELTE; encoded by the coding sequence ATGACAGCCGACGAGCCTGCGGACGACGATCCCGACGAGGAGAGACTGACCTACGCCGAGACAGGCGTCGACATCGACGAGAGCGAGGCGGCGACGATGGCGCTGATCGGCGCCGCCGGCGAGTTCGAGGGCGACTACGCGGGCCTGGTCGACATCGGCGAGCAGTACCTCGCGCTGGCGACCGACGGCGTCGGCACGAAACTGCTCGTCGCCGAGGCCGTCGACGACTACTCGACCATCGGCATCGACTGCATGGCGATGAACGTCAACGACCTCGTCGCCACTGGGGTCGAACCCGTCGCGTTCGTCGACTATCTGGCCGTCGAGACGCCGGACGAAGCCACCAGCGAGGAAATCGGTGCGGGCCTGCGCGAGGGTGCACAGCGGGCGGGCGTCGCGCTCGTCGGCGGCGAGACGGCGGTGATGCCCGACGTGATCAAGGGCCTGGACATCGCCGGGACCTGTGCCGGGCTGGCGCCGAAAGACGGCGTCTTCCCCGGGGAGGCCGAGGCCGGCGACGCCATCGTCGGCTGGCCGTCCTCGGGTATCCACTCGAACGGCCTCACGCTCGCCCGCGAGGCGGTCACCCGCGACCACGAGTACACCGATCCGTTCCCGCCCGCGCCCGACCGAACCATCGCCGAGGAACTGCTGACACCGACCCGGATCTACACGGACGTACTGGAGACGCTCCGGGCTCACGAGACCCACGCTGCCGCCCACGTCACCGGCGGCGGCTGGACGAACCTCACGAGGATGGGCGAGAAGCGCTACGAGATCACCGACCCCTTCGAGGCCCAGCCGGTCTTCGAGTTCGTCCAGGAGGCGGGGAACGTCGATGACGAGGAGATGCACCGGACGTTCAACATGGGCACCGGATTCGTGGCGGCGCTTCCGGAAACGGACGCCGAAGCCGTCGTCGAGGACAGCGAGGACGCACGGATCGTCGGCGAAGTCACCGAGGGTGAGGAGGCGGTCGCGATTCGCGGGCTCGAACTGACCGAGTGA
- a CDS encoding PadR family transcriptional regulator: protein MYDLTGFQRDLLYVIAGLDEPHGLAIKEELETYYEGEVNHGRLYPNLDTLVEKGLIEKGELDRRTNFYTLTKRGRRELDARNDWEAQYVSA from the coding sequence ATGTACGATCTGACCGGATTCCAACGAGATCTGCTGTACGTAATCGCGGGTCTCGACGAACCACACGGATTGGCGATCAAAGAGGAGCTAGAGACGTACTACGAGGGCGAGGTCAACCACGGTCGACTCTACCCCAATCTCGACACGCTCGTCGAGAAGGGACTCATCGAGAAAGGGGAACTCGACCGTCGGACGAACTTCTATACGCTGACAAAGCGTGGTCGGCGTGAACTGGACGCACGCAACGACTGGGAAGCGCAGTACGTCTCGGCGTAG
- a CDS encoding universal stress protein — MVLLVPFDGSDLSESALERATEFAAYRDEEVLVLSVVPEAPEFALERGWLNADETFSTELIADKLETQAREIAPDARFRCEVPEDVSSMASLTTDVVRTIRAVANEVNASIIFIGSENAGRVSTPVTSVGAPVSEDPQYDVHIVRHA; from the coding sequence ATGGTTCTGCTAGTCCCTTTCGACGGGTCGGATCTGTCGGAGTCAGCCCTCGAACGAGCGACCGAATTCGCCGCCTACCGGGACGAGGAGGTGCTCGTGTTGAGCGTGGTCCCCGAGGCCCCCGAGTTCGCGCTGGAGCGGGGCTGGCTCAACGCCGACGAGACGTTCAGCACCGAGTTGATCGCCGACAAACTCGAAACACAGGCCCGCGAGATCGCCCCCGACGCTCGCTTCCGCTGTGAGGTCCCCGAGGACGTGAGTTCGATGGCGTCGCTGACGACAGACGTGGTCCGGACGATCCGCGCCGTCGCCAACGAGGTGAACGCCTCGATCATCTTCATCGGGAGCGAGAACGCCGGCCGGGTATCTACCCCGGTCACGAGTGTCGGCGCGCCGGTCTCTGAGGACCCCCAGTACGACGTGCACATCGTCCGGCACGCCTGA